In Sulfurovum xiamenensis, a genomic segment contains:
- the guaB gene encoding IMP dehydrogenase has translation MRIKKRALTFEDVLLVPQHSVVLPKEVCLKSNLTKRVTLNTPIVSAAMDTVTEYKAAIAMAHLGGIGIIHKNMDIATQAKQIMKVKKSESGIIIDPIFIGPDKTVADADALMGEYKISGVPVVDDELKLIGIITNRDMRFITDMSLKIADVMTKAPLVTAKVGITLEEAAKVLQEHKIEKLPIIDDNGVLQGLVTIKDIEKKERFPNANKDQHGRLRVGAAIGVGQIDRATALVEAGVDVIVLDSAHGHSQGIIDTLKLIKKTLDVDVIAGNIATGAAAQDLIDAGADAVKVGIGPGSICTTRVVAGVGVPQISAIDEVAQVANKAGVPVVADGGIRYSGDVAKALAVGASSVMLGSALAGTYEAPGDMILFNGRQFKEYRGMGSIGAMTKGSTDRYFQEGTAADKLVPEGIEGRVPYRGRIADVVHQMVGGLRSSMGYCGSESIKVFWEKAEFVEITSAGLRESHVHDVTITKESPNYSS, from the coding sequence ATGAGAATTAAAAAAAGAGCATTAACATTTGAAGATGTATTACTAGTACCACAACATTCAGTTGTACTTCCTAAAGAAGTTTGTTTAAAAAGTAATTTGACCAAGCGTGTAACATTGAACACACCTATTGTTTCAGCAGCGATGGATACCGTCACTGAGTACAAAGCAGCGATCGCTATGGCACACCTGGGTGGTATCGGAATCATTCATAAAAATATGGATATAGCAACACAGGCTAAGCAAATTATGAAAGTAAAGAAGTCTGAGAGCGGTATTATCATCGACCCAATATTCATAGGTCCAGATAAAACTGTGGCAGATGCGGATGCTTTGATGGGTGAATATAAGATCTCTGGTGTACCTGTAGTGGATGATGAGTTGAAACTTATAGGGATCATCACAAACCGTGATATGCGTTTTATCACTGATATGAGTTTGAAAATTGCTGATGTGATGACAAAAGCTCCTTTGGTAACGGCAAAAGTAGGTATCACTCTGGAGGAAGCAGCAAAGGTATTGCAAGAGCATAAGATAGAAAAACTGCCTATCATCGATGACAATGGCGTACTTCAGGGGCTTGTGACCATTAAAGATATCGAGAAAAAAGAGAGATTCCCTAATGCAAATAAAGATCAGCATGGACGTTTAAGGGTAGGTGCAGCGATCGGTGTAGGTCAGATTGATCGTGCGACTGCACTGGTAGAAGCAGGGGTAGATGTGATCGTACTTGATTCTGCACATGGGCACTCACAAGGTATCATCGATACATTGAAACTCATTAAAAAAACACTTGATGTCGATGTGATCGCAGGAAATATTGCAACTGGGGCAGCTGCACAGGATCTTATTGATGCAGGTGCTGATGCAGTTAAAGTGGGTATCGGACCTGGATCGATCTGTACGACTCGTGTCGTTGCAGGTGTGGGTGTACCTCAAATATCAGCAATTGATGAAGTGGCACAAGTAGCAAATAAAGCAGGTGTACCTGTGGTCGCTGATGGTGGTATCAGATACTCAGGTGATGTAGCAAAAGCCTTAGCTGTAGGTGCCAGCTCAGTGATGTTGGGTTCTGCTCTTGCAGGAACCTATGAAGCACCGGGTGATATGATCCTCTTTAACGGTAGACAGTTCAAAGAGTATAGAGGTATGGGAAGTATCGGTGCGATGACCAAAGGAAGTACAGATCGTTACTTCCAGGAAGGTACTGCAGCAGATAAACTTGTTCCGGAAGGAATTGAAGGACGTGTCCCTTACAGAGGGCGCATTGCGGATGTTGTGCATCAAATGGTAGGTGGACTTCGTTCATCTATGGGGTACTGCGGTTCGGAGTCGATCAAAGTATTCTGGGAAAAAGCGGAATTCGTTGAAATCACTTCTGCCGGACTTAGAGAGAGTCATGTGCATGATGTGACGATCACCAAAGAATCTCCAAACTATTCTTCTTAA